A region from the Ptychodera flava strain L36383 chromosome 10, AS_Pfla_20210202, whole genome shotgun sequence genome encodes:
- the LOC139141444 gene encoding integumentary mucin C.1-like, whose product MTWYDADAYCQHNNLGRLVVIEKARECERVQDFTAEVTTKRVWIGLSDETTEGDFRTVHNQQAPYLDWANSEGDNEPDGSFSANCVDMHVDGRGFYDDSCDDTRPFVCKYPPVMTTQPPTTTATTTLATTQPPTTTATTTVATTTNTPTTDVTTDSAILTTVTPSTNQPLSTAPLTASTLATAMQGTTGGALFEEACNRSGYFKLKAEHRGAPGPVLDSVIVSSAIGCAQACLAVTACTSFNVKNGVFFSLRTCELFSEVYDLVQLSHRPGYSYFQSNK is encoded by the exons ATGACTTGGTACGATGCAGACGCCTACTGTCAACATAACAATTTAGGTCGACTTGTTGTTATTGAGAAAGCCAGGGAATGCGAACGAGTTCAAGATTTTACGGCTGAAGTGACCACGAAAAG ggTGTGGATTGGTCTGAGTGACGAGACAACAGAAGGCGACTTTCGGACTGTACATAACCAACAAGCACCTTACCTTGATTGGGCCAACTCTGAGGGTGATAATGAGCCAGATGGTTCGTTTTCCGCCAACTgtgttgatatgcatgttgacGGAAGAGGTTTCTATGACGACAGTTGCGATGACACGCGGCCATTTGTGTGTAAATATCCCCCAG TTATGACAACCCAGCCACCAACGACAACCGCAACAACTACGCTTGCGACCACCCAGCCACCAACGACAACCGCAACAACCACGGTTGCGACCACAACTAATACACCAACTACAGACGTAACCACAGACTCAGCGATCCTGACAACAGTGACACCCAGTACAAACCAACCTTTGTCAACAGCGCCTCTAACTGCGAGTACGCTAGCCACTGCCATGCAAG GAACTACTGGTGGCGCTCTCTTCGAGGAAGCATGTAATAGATCTGGATACTTTAAATTGAAGGCAGAACATAGAGGTGCCCCTGGGCCTGTATTGGACTCGGTCATTGTTTCATCTGCCATTGGATGTGCGCAGGCGTGCCTTGCTGTAACTGCATGCACTAGTTTTAATGTCAAAAACGGTGTTTTCTTTTCATTAAGGACATGCGAACTGTTTTCAGAAGTGTACGATTTGGTTCAATTGTCTCATCGACCGGGCTACTCGTATTTTCAAAGTAACAAGTAA